From Dryobates pubescens isolate bDryPub1 chromosome 11, bDryPub1.pri, whole genome shotgun sequence:
TgaagaattattattttttccttctgggaTGTGCAAACTCTTTCAGTTAAAATAGGAATCACTGAAGAGATGTCATGCAGGAAAATAAGTGAGTTGGCCACAACGGTTTGGAATTATTCCTAGTAGAGGAAAAGGGCAGTTTGGGAAAGGTTGGGGAGCGTTTCCTCCCTAGCGACTAATTGGCCTGtggtccagccctgctgccaggggctctgGCCAAACCAAGAGCTTCAACTTCAAATCCTCATGGGGAAAGACTTATTTTGGTGGAAACTCCAGCTGAGGCCTGAGGGATGCAAAAGGCTAGTGTAGGGGTCAAAAAGGCATGGCAACTCCTTGATTGGTTGGAAACCCAACTCAAAGCCCCTAGCAGCCTCTGACCTAGGCAAGTTTCAGCCCTTCCCATCTCCCTGCAGAATGCATAGTTTAGCCCTGTCACTGTCCCCACCAGGTTTTGGTTGCCACCAGTAATTTATCTTGGGATGTCATATCACTCTGGAAACAATAGCATGGTGGGGGCCAGCCTAGGTGCATTTCCTACATGGATGCTTATCATGATACAGTTTTTCCCCATCCTGGACACTGCACCACCATGCCAGAGGATGCACTGAGATGTCCCCAGTCTGGCACCAGTCCTGCatgctcttagaatcatagagtcattaaggCTGAaaatgacctctaaggtcatcaagtccaacactcCGCTCAACAGTACCATGaccactacaccatgtcccaaagtaccatgtcatagaatcacagaatcactaaggttggaaaagacctctaagatcaggaGGTGTCCccgctcactgcagggcagttggacaaCTTGACCTTTgaggggccccttccaacccaataaAGTCTGTGAATCATCAAGCCCGAACTTGATCATCAACCCCACACCGCCATGCCCTCTACACTATATCCCTTCACCAGCAGCATACGATCTGCTTGTTCAGCTTCTCCCCTGTCCCCCCCTCACTGCTTTGaagccccccccccaccccccagcccccctccctctcccccggCTGCCGCGCACCAAAGGCCACTTTATGAGAAAGTGCAGATAAAAAGCGAGCCATATGTTGTCTGTAATCTCCCAAACCCTCGCTTCAATTACTGCCTCCCCCGCGCCTCCGCCGCCCAGCCTGAGTAAACAAGCCCCTCTGAAAGGGGACCCCATTTTCCAATTAAAAGCGTCCTAACGTTTCTCCTCTCCCTAAATCCTCCTGAGCGAGGAATGTCCTGGCCCCAGCGATGGGACGCGGGCTCTGCGGGTCGGACCGAGGGCACGCCGCACAATATCCGTcgccccagccccttcccaggtGACGTCAGGGGCAGCCCCAGACACTCATTaatttctcccccctccttggTGGGGAAAGGCTTGAAAGGGAGAGTTAATTAAAAGTAATACCCCGCCAAATCCGGCTtcacttttccttctttccctttgacACTGGGAGGGATTTGGGGagcaggtgttggaagggagggcttaaggggggggggggctgctctGAGTGGGTTTTTCTCCTTGGTGTGGGTTTGGATCATCATTTGTTTGATGGAGTCCATAAGCCTCTGGCTTCCCTGTGTTGGGCTCTGCCTGTCCCAAACTGGAGTGGACTGAGATGCTCACCTCGCATTAGGGTAGGAAGGGGTTCAGGTATTGAAATGTCTCTATTGATGGACAGTTGTCCTCCCAACATTTGTAAAAATCTCTACCCTTCCAGTCAAATGAATTCCCTCAGGTTGCAGGGAAGTGGGTGGCCCCATGAAGCAGAGATTCTGCTTTTGCTGACATTGAGAAGTAGGCAGAAGcaactgctgcccagccccatgaACCATCAGAGACTCCACACCTTGGGGTCCGCACTGTTAGAACCCTCAGGCTTACTGCATTGCTATGTCCCTTGCACCGGCACATGCAAGAAAGCAGCAGTTTGTCTTTCCCATCGCTGTTGATGCTACCATAGGCTTGCTGCGGAGGAGCAGCACTTGCCATGAGTGAGCAGCAGAAAAGCTCTGGCTCCCAGGACACAAGACCAAACTTCAGACTCTTTAGAGATCACCAGTGTGAAAGTTTCTCCCTGTCCCAGTTTTCCCGTCCCTTGCTATAGGGAAGATCTCTATATTGGTGGTGAGCCCAGGAGAGAGCCCAGTAGCACGGAAGGAAAAGGTAACTGGTACCTGCGAGCATCCTTGCTCCTCTGCTGGGATAAttccctcccctcaccccaGGGATCTGCTCCTGCCTTCTCCTATTCCTGGCTGGCCTGCCATTGGATTTGGACTTTCCTAATGTGTGTGATCCATGATGGATTCTTGTGATGGGGTCCTAACTGACCTGTTTTTGCCATGAATTACTCTGAGCCAGGCTCACACCCCTTTGGGCATCCCCATCTCCCAGaggtgcagcagctcctggatggCAGTGCAGCCTTGCGATCTGCATCAAACCAGCACCTCAGCTCCATCACCAGTTCCCAAATGGTTGGTGGAGAAGTTTTCTGGAAAAGGCTATAAGTGGTTTGTGGGAAGGACCTGTGCTGTCAGACCTGCATTACAGCCCTCCCACATCCATCTGAGCAAGCAAGGTCATCAACATGGTGGTGATGCAATAAATGAGGAGGTTGGGTAAGGGGAAGAACAATGCTGCCTGCTTTCCCAGAGCATCTTCTACCTGATGGCTTGATGGCCCCAAGTAACAAAGCATCAGGAAAAGACACACTAGTACCTGGGAACATAATGGAGCAGCACGTTGCAGTCAGTACCCATGGGGTGAAGCTTGAAGCAGCCTGGGCTTCTGTCCAGGGAGATGTAAAACTCAATGGAAGGGAGAAAATATAGGCCAAAAAAGTGCCCCTTATATCTGTGATTAAAAGTCTGTGCTCTAAATGGAGTTGAGCTCCATGACAGGACAAATCAGGAGGAGTTTGTGAGCTCTTGGCTAGCACATTGCCCTCTCTGAGCATCTCTCTCTGCCCTGACCTCCACCAGGCTGGGCTGTCTGGGCAGAGGGACCAGATGACTGgtccccagctgggctggaggacagccccagggacacagaGGTCCTCAATAGCTGCTGTCCCACCACATGAATCTAAGCTGCAGGTTGCTGTCCAGATATGGCCCCAGCTGTGGTCTGGCAGGAAATCcctgtggagcaggcagagatttgggtctgatgaaGGGAAAATCGGGTGTCCCAGGGTTTCACATTGCAGCTGCTCAGACTATTGGGGAAAAGAAGAACCAAAAAGCATATCTGCTGCCTGAGCAACCACAAACTATGTGCCACAGCACCTCTCCCCACCTCTGAGCTGCCATGGAGTTGCCAGCCCCAAGCCTCAGCTCCTCACACTCACAAGTATAGCTCCACCAACATCAGCTTGTTTTCAGTCCCTCAGATTATTTTGGACATGCTGGAAAATGATGTGCACTATCTGTTGTCTGTAAAGGACCTGCTTTGGTTTTCTCCCCTTAGGCAAAAGCGATGATGAGGACAGCATCTGCAAAATGGGCCAAGCCTCAGGGAAGGGCACTGAGGATGGGAAGGATCACAAGCGGCCCAAGAGACCCCGCACAATCCTGACCACACAGCAGCGGAGGGCATTCAAGGCATcatttgaggtctcctccaagccctgcaggaagGTATGGGAGAAGGTCCCATCCTCAACCATGTCCAGCTCTTGGGGATATCCTGgatgctggggaaggacttgccCCAGTTTCTTTGTCCCCTCCTAAAGTTCCCCCGAAAGCTGAGGTGGGCCACTGTCATTATTTCCCCAAGGTGCGGGAGACACTGGCAGCCGAGACAGGGCTCAGCGTCCGTGTGGTGCAGGTCTGGTTTCAGAACCAGCGAGCAAAGGTGGGtaccaggggctggggctctcCTCCCTCCGTGATTTGGCTGGGAGATGGTTTCATTCCATTTTTGACTCCTCTTCTTTGGCCAGATGAAGAAGCttgccaggaggcagcagcagcagcaacaggatCAGCAAAATACACAGCGACTGAGCTCAGGTACCACTCTGGCACACAGCTTCCCCCCTCCTCAACGCTGGAGCCATCTCAGGGCTTCCCAAAGGAACCCCCAAAATGCAGCAGCCCAACTGTGCCAATGACTTGCTCTTATCTTCCAGCCCAGACGAATGGCAGTGGCAGCACTGGCCTGGAGGGGATGCTGAACCCTTACACCACTctgccacccccccagcagctacTGGGCATGGAGCAAAGTGTCTACAGCTCCGATCCCTTCCGGCAAGGGCTCACCCCGCCCCAGATGCCCGGAGACCACATGCATCCTTACGGTAAGGCTTCAGGGGTTGCCTCTTGCCTTCTCTCCTTTGAAGAGATGCTGGGATGTATTGGTGGTGCTGTGTGGTGGGGGCATGCTTGCGGGTGCAGTGATTTCTGGGAACACAGTGGTCCCCTCACTCCTGAGTCCTTACACTGCAAAAGACAGGAGTACTGGGCACTGTGAAGGtattggaagagaaaaaaagctcTGAAGTTCTTCTACACTTTCCCTGCTTCCCAAGGTGCTGAGCCCCTCTTCCACGACTTGGATAGTGATGATACCtcactgagcaacctgggcgACTGCTTCCTTGCCACGGCGGATGCGGGACTGCTCCAGGCACGAGTGGGGAACCCCATCGACCACCTCTACTCCATGCAGAACTCCTACTTCACCTCCTGAGTACAGAGTGGTCCCCGGCACGGGGCAGCCGATGCAACTGCGCTGCCCCAGGAGGGGCTCCCGAGCCTGCGGGgttgggagggagagaggagagacacTGCTGGGATGCTGTCAAACAATATGTTGTAGCTTGGGATTCCCAAGGAGCGAGTTAAGTTATGGGTTGCATAGTTTCATGTTTCTCTTAGGAGCCTAGGATTAGGGACAGGAGTGGTTTTTGCAGCTGGCTGGTGGATTTTCAAATTTCAAGCGGGGAACCAAATTTCTCATTTCGGCAGGGCAAAAGGcgtggggaggggaaaacccCTTCCCGAGGGAGGATCCCGGAGCCCTGCCCCTTCCACGCCGCCTTCAGTAGGAGCGGTGGAAAGAGCAAATTGCTGATCTTCACAGGAGGAGCCCTCGGCACCAGCCGGGCTTTGAAATTTGAAAAGCTGACAACGCTTGTGGGGAAACACAGGGAAAACTTTGCTGCAGGGTTTTCCCTCTGTTCCCTCCAGCAGCCGGAGCGCTTCGCTGTTTAAAGAGAGGGACTTTTATGATAGATGTTCCCATGCGAATCTAGAAAGCTAGGAACCCCTAACGTCTTCCCCGTCCTCGGGGGCCacgtgtgtgtatgtgtgtgtgtgtgggcacGCAGGGGGGGGGTGCGTGTGCCCAGCCGTGGGGCTGTGGGTGATGTACCTGCACAGCCACACCCGCCAGATTGTATCAACAAAGTTTATTTCTAAGTCTATCAGAAATTTACTGTACAGCAAAAGTAACTTTATTTTCAGCGTGAACCATATTTAAGGAAATACTCAGTGCACTTAAGTTATAAGATGAAATAATTTACTTTTTATAAAGGTTATGTTTAAGTTGCAAAAGCCCAGTGGCAGGGAAGGAACATcag
This genomic window contains:
- the LOC104301540 gene encoding LIM homeobox transcription factor 1-alpha; the protein is MVAGQPKIPKLTQRQRAPRSQGKLAAHTVSLLFAVKCAGCLEAIAPSELVMRAQKSVYHLRCFCCCVCERRLQKGDEFVLKEGQLLCKGDYEKERELLSLVSPALSDSGKSDDEDSICKMGQASGKGTEDGKDHKRPKRPRTILTTQQRRAFKASFEVSSKPCRKVRETLAAETGLSVRVVQVWFQNQRAKMKKLARRQQQQQQDQQNTQRLSSAQTNGSGSTGLEGMLNPYTTLPPPQQLLGMEQSVYSSDPFRQGLTPPQMPGDHMHPYGAEPLFHDLDSDDTSLSNLGDCFLATADAGLLQARVGNPIDHLYSMQNSYFTS